The Halotia branconii CENA392 region TTATGTTCCCTGTAGCTTCTGTGGAAGAATATATCACCATAAAATCGTCTAGTAATATTGATTGAGTTAAGAATTTTAGATATAGGACTCCTATTTGATTTTTGAACACGATTCAGTACATATCTATCCCTTCTTAACTGTTCCCTGTTTCCTGTTTTCTGTTCCCTACCTACACAAATAAATTCGGTAATCAAACCGGATTACTATAGTAATTTTCCTAACAGCTGTGGCAATGTGGATATAGGTACACAATCATAGCTGACTGACATTATAGGAAATAATGATGAACCGATCAAAAATAGTTGCCATTATTACAGGTGCGATTTCTATTCTTTTAGCGATCGCTTATCTGCTTTTAGTGCAAATTTTAGACTACCGGGACATGAAACCCGCGCCTATGAGCCAATTTGCAGTACCTGCGATCGCCTCCCAGGGTAAGCAAATTGATCGTATCGCCTAAGTTGGAATGAAATTTAACCGATGTGTAGAGATGCGAGCGATCGCGTCTCTATATTTATAGAGTGTTTTTATGTCTCAGGGTGATATTTATGATTTAGATACATCCGTCCTCAGTAGGGTGGAACAGTGAATATAGTTTGTTACGGTTATTAGTGAAGTAATTGCAATCAAATTGTTTATGACTTATACACAAACAAACGATCCAACTATTCGTGAACCTGTCCAATCATGGCAAAAACTGGATGTAGATCAACAGTTAGCTTTGTTTTGGTTTATTTACGAGGAAATCGGTAATTCTATTACCCCAGCAGCCCCCAATGCTAGCACTGTTTCACCTGAAATTGCTGAAGGTTTGTTCAATCAAGTTAAAGAATTAACTCATGAAGAACAACTGCAAATTCAGCGTGACTTGATCAACAAAGTAGACAGCCAGATTAGTCGTGAATATGGTTCTTTAAGCGACACTACAAAGCTTCTATTTTGGTATCGTTTAGCTCAAGGTATGGAAAACTCTACTATTATTCCTATGCCTTCTAACTATGAGCTTTCTTCAGAAGCCCAGACTCTGTTTAACAACATCAAAGCATTACCTTTTGATAAGCAACTTAACGTTTTCCGTGATTATGTTTCGCCAATGGGCGCTCAATCAAAAGCTGGTGCTGAAATTTAAAATCGCGTAAATTTTGATAACTGTAGCCGTTATCCTCTATAGACAACGGCTATTGTGCAGTTAGTATTAGTCTTCATAAATAAATACAGAGTAAAAATCATAATTTTTACTCTGTCTTGCCTTTAGGTTGCTCTTTGGGATAGCTGCACCCTAAACAACCTAAATTCATAACGCCCTTTATTTTGTATAATGTATTTTAAATTAAATAATTAATAATTTCATCTATCTTACGACTGGTTTAAATATAGTTATTTTTATCTTTTTATAGTGTATTATTTGGAGATAAAATACCTGATTTAAATCCAAGCATAATTAACAACATTTTAATTTATTACGTTGTAGAATTAAATACTTCAAAAAATAAATTATTCATTCGTGAACAACAAGATCCCCGACTTCTTTAAGAAGTCGGGGATCTGAACCTCTAAATAGATAACGTAAAAATTTTATTTAAGTCATACAAAAGACCTAATTATTAACAATATTAATACTAACATTATAGACAGATATCCAATACAAAACACTTCTGTGTTTAAAGACTCAATTATGCTATGTAGCAGAAAGTACGACTCTAAAACCACATACTCTCAGCCCACCATCTGATTCATTCCAGCTACGACTAGCACTGCGGCAAAGTTCTGCACTAAAACTCCAAGAACCACCGCGCAATACTCGACGATGCACATCGCCGCCAACTTCCCAGACGCTGCCATCTGCGGGTGCGCCATGATAATTATTATGCCAAGCATCAGCACACCATTCCCAAACTAACCCGTGCATATCATATAACCCAAAGGCATTAGCTACTAGAAAACTGCCTACATCGGTCGTTTCTTTACGGTATCTAGTTTTTGTATCAACAGAGTAAGTATCGCTACTGCTACAGGTAACTAAATCGGGGGTAATCGTTTCGCCAAAGTGGAAAGATGTAGTAGTTCCAGCACGACAAGCATATTCCCATTCAGCTTCACTGGGTAAACGATACTTGCGTCCAGTTTTTTGTGACAGTCTCACACAAAATTCTACAGCTTCGTGCCAAGAAACATTTTCTACTGGCCGATTGACACCTTTGAATTTAGAAGGATGAGGATTTAAGGTTTGTTTGACTTTGGGCAAAGCTGCTACAACTCTCCATTGTGCTTGAGTCACGGGAAATTTACCTATCAAAAAAGGTTCAATAGTGACTTGGTGTTGAGGGCGTTCGTCGGCATCTCCTTCAACAGTTGGTGAACCCATCATGAAAGTACCACCAGGAATTGCCACCATTTCGATGTTCACACTATGACTCAATTCTTCTGCAAAAAATTTAGCACAAGAGCGATCGCGGCTTACTTCTGTGCCAACTGTGTCTACTGTCAAAACTTCAAATTCAAAGGTTTGTAAAGGTGGTAATGGAAGATTTGATTTTGGTGGCGTTTGTAATTGTAGTAATGTAGTTTGGGCAGTTTCTATAATTTGTGTTTCAGTGGTCGATGTTTTGATAGACATTAAATCATTAAAAACCGCTGCGGCTGATTGATATCTTTCACTAGGCAAGTTCTTGAGTAACTTATCCAAAATTTTGCCTAAATCATCGCCAATAGTGATACCTTTATTTTGTAAGTACTCTTGCCACAACCACTTGCCATTCATGGCATCATAAAGACCATCATTAATACTGCCGAAGCTATCTTGTGAGGGTAAACATTGAGTTAAAAGACGCGCACAAGTTACACCCAAAGCATATAAATCACTACCATTACAAGCAAATCCAGCCATTTGTTCGGCGGGTGCATAACCAATAGTATAAATAACTGTAGCTTGTCTGGCTAAACTAGTTTGTGTTACCTGTTTTGCTCCGCCAAAGTCAATCAATACTGGCTTGCCATCAGTGTCACGACGAATGATATTTTCTGGTTTGATATCCCGATGGATGACATTATGAGAGTGAACAAATTCTAGAACTGGTAACAAATCAGCTAAAAGTTGGCGAATTTGTGCTTCACTAAAAGGTTGTTGTTTAACTTCTTGTAAAAGAGTTTTTCCTTGAATAAATTCTTGAACAAGATACAAACTTAATCCTTGCTCAAAGTAAGCCAATAATCTAGGAATTTGGGTATGATTTTCTCCTAATTCATACAAACGAAATGCTTCTTCTCTAAAAAACTCTGCTGCTTTGGCGCGTTGTACGGTTCCTTGAACTTGCGGGAAGAATTGCTTGATGACGCAAGGCGCATTTAATCTATCTGCATCTTCTGCTGCATAAGTTCTGCTAAATCCACCTTCACCTAAGAGTATTAATACACGATAGCGGTTTCTCAAAAGTTTGCCAAAGCTGCTTTGTCCGCAACTTATACAAAATCTATTGCCGTCAGGATTAAATGGATTTGAGCAATTGGGATTTTGGCAGATTTGCATAATGAGGGGTAAATAGCATCTTGTCCCAAGTTAGCCCCAATATTATCAAATTTAAAATAGATATTCAGACAAATAAAACACTCTATCTTTCATCTAGGTAGATGCTTGCATTAATAAAAACTACAGATTAAGAAGTTTGATTTATTTGTTGCTTTCTACGGGGTACTTTTTAAATAAGAGTATATATGAGTGCAAACATTTTATTTACAAAAAGAATAATAAATCTAACTATAGAATTTGTCAAGGGTGTTGCCATAGTAATCGAGAGGTTAAGGTCTCCGATTTATCCACTAAATTGGGGATCTTATTGTTTATGATGTATAAAACTTCTACTTCTATAGTGGAAGTTTTATAATAAATTCTGTCCCTTCTCTTAATCTCGAAATACAGTCGAGTTTTCCTAAATGTTTTTCTTCGACGATTTGTCGACTAATCGATAACCCTAAACCAGTACCTTTACCTACAGATTTAGTAGTAAAAAATTGTTCAAATATATGTTCTCGAACTTCTGGTGTCATGCCATCACCATTGTCTTTGATTGAGATGATTATATTTTGACTTAAAGAATCTAACTGTGTAGAAATAATAATTTGATTGAATTTTTGATCAGTCTGCGGATTTTCAGAAATATTAGTAGATTCATCTAAAGCATCAATAGCATTAGCGATAATATTCATGAATACCTGATTCATGGGGCCTGGATAGCATTTTATTTGGGGCAATTCGCTATAGTTTTTAATCAGTTCAATATGCGAATGTTGATTATTTGCTTTCAATCGATGCTTCAAAATCATTAATGTACTTTCAATGCCTTGATGAATGTCAATTGCTATTTTATTAGATGCATCAGAACGGGAAAAATTTCGTAAACTCTGACTAATTTCACAAATGCGTTCAATACCTACACCCATAGAAGACACTACTCTGGGAACATCTTGAATCATTTCTTCTAAATCAATTTTTTGAGCATGTTCGTCAATCTCTAGTACTGGTTTTGAATAGTAATAACGATAAAGTTGTAAATGATGAATTAGGTTTGATGTATATTGAGAAATGTAGTTTAAATTACCTTTAATAAAACCAACAGGGTTATTAATTTCATGAGCTACACCAGCAACTAACTGACCAAGGGCAGACATTTTTTCACTTTGTACTAACTGTAATTGAGATTGTTTTAAATCATGTAGCGCTTGAGAAAGTTCTACTGTACGTTCTTTGACTCGCTCTTCTAGTTCAGCTTTTTGTTGTGCAAGTTGTTGAGTTAAAAAATGCAGCTTTAAATGTATATTAATTCTAGCTAAAAATTCTTCTGTTTGAAACGGTTTAATAATGTAATCGACAGCTCCTATCGAAAGACCTTTAACTTTATCAGTTGTGTCAGATAAAGAGGTCATAAAAATTATTGGTATATCTTGTGTTAAATAATTTGCTTTAAGTTTTTGACAAGTTTCAAATCCATTAATTCCCGGCATCATCACATCTAAGAGTATTAGATGTGGTTGATGCAATTCAGCTTGTGCAATGGCAGTTTTACCATCATTAGCTACTAAAATTTTACATCTAGAGTCAGCGATCGCAGCAGAAATTAATTGTAAATTAGTCTTATTATCATCAACAATCAAGATCGTGGCATTGTCCAAATATATCTGATTCATGGAAGATTCACCCTGAGAAATCTCAGCTATACAAACTAGACGGAAGGCTACGCAGACGAATTTAATAGCCCCTGATTTCTAGTCTACGAGGCAATTTTATCTCTAATAACAAGTAAAAATATTCTATATGAACGTCAATTTTTTTGAATTTAGAACAAATTACTTATTTTTAAACAAACATAAAAATGAAATTTATTTATATTATTTATAATAAAAACAACATTATCTTATTAAGTATATTGATTAACTGACCTCAGTGCTATCACGGTAATGTTTATCAATTAAAATGCTGTTTTAACAACTAAATATGCATTTTGAAGACTCAATTAACATCATCAGAAATATTGCTAAATTGTGCAACAAAAAATATTGTTACTTTTTCTCTCCAAAAGCGCGAATTAATTCAGCTGCCAACGCGACAATTGCAGATACTGAAATTAAGAGGATGCTGAGAGCATTAATATCAGGCTTAACTCCTGTTCTGATGCGACCAAAAATTTCCATTGGTAAAGTGTTAGAACCACTACCTGCGGTAAAGCTAGCGATGAGAAAGTCATCGAAGCTGAGGACAAAGGCTAGCAAACAGCCGGCTATAATGCCAGGCATTAGTTGAGGTAATAATACTTTGATGAAGGCTTGTACTGGTGTGGCTCCTAAATCTAATGCTGCTTCTTCTAAGTGAGGATCTAAGTTGGTCAGCCGTGAGGAAACCACAAGTCCCACATAAGCCAGACAAAAGACTAGATGAGCCGCAACAATTGTCCACAAACTCAGGGGGATAGCAAATGCTGCTAAAAATACTAGCGTGGCTACAGCGATCGCAATATCAGGAATAATTAACGGTAGGTAAGAAATACCGCGATACAATTTCTTACCTAGAAATTGATAGCGTGCCAATCCCACTGCCATTAAAGTACCCAGAACTGCGGAAATACTTACTGCACAAAAAGCAACTATCAAACTATTTTTTAAAGCTGATAAAATTCTTTCGTCGCTGAACAATTTGCCATACCAATCAAGGGTAAAACCTTGCCAACTCGCACTATAAGGCGATTGATTGAAACTATAAAAGCCAAGTACCAGTATAGGCAGGTACATAAATACAAATATGACTACTGAGAAAACCGCCTGCCATGCGACACGCGGTTTTTTAAGAGAGGGAGAAGTATTCACGCTTACAATTATTTATTTCTTTGGCCAGACACTTTAGCCTGTTTTAAAAAAAAAGTCAATATATATTTTTCTATTTAGGCTTGTAGTAACCAGCACATTAGCTGAAAGCATTAAAAACGGACAAAGCACGAGAGTCATGATGGATTTTGGCTTATTTTACTAAGCCTAGCCCTTCAAATAAACGGTACTTATCCCAATCGACCCAGCTTTCGACAATTTTGCCATCTTCAAATCGGTCGATCTCAATGCCGGTCCAAGTCACTTCCTTTCCAGTCGGTGCAAGTCCGATATATTCGCCCGTGTGGATAGCCGTAAACTCCCATCGGGTGCTGACCAAATCGCCTTCGGCTATTTGCATCAAAACAAGAGCTTTTGAGTTGGAGAAAGATTTATGATAATTGCTGATCATCTTTTTCCACTCCTCCAGGTTCTTGTCAGATACACCGCCTTCAACATCGGGTTCTTGATGGTTGACGTAATTTTTTGTAAAAATGTCCTTGGGACTATCTGAATTGTTGCTGTCCCACATTCTTATAGCGCGCCGTGAAATTTCTTTACAGTTGTTAGCTGACATATCAATCTCCTTTGGCGTTAGAGAACAGAAACATGAATTAGAGCGATTATGTTGTGAAGTTCTAAGTCATTTCAAGAATCTATTTCTAGATGCCACAACTTTTGTCATGTATGAACGCTAAATGGTTTTTTAGCTTCAACTTAATTACATACTTGCATCTTATTACTTTACGTTACTGATTGGAAAATCTAACCGTTTTAATCATGTCTCATCCTGACATAAATCTAACTCCATCAAAAGTAGAGGAAGACAACCCTACGCCTCTATCTTTAGAACTAATACTTGGCGGATCATTCTTTAATTAGAATATTCAGGCTATACCAACAGTTAAGTTTTTATGACATTATCAGGATAAACATTCAACAAAGAGCCTAAGCTCCAATATAGTAATTGTTATATGTAACCAAAAAGCATATATTTCCCAATATCTTCCTAAGTAAGGAGGTAATTTTATTTAATTGCTCAACTTCTGTTGGTAGAAATGTTCAAAAATCAAGAATTACAAACAATCAGACTTTTGGTGAGACATGACACGATACTGCAAAATTGACTAATTACAGTAATATTTGAGCATAAAAGCCAAAAAAAGCTGAATTTTTACATTGTTTATTTAACAAGAATGTATTTTCCTTCTGAGGAAGAGGAAAATTTCCCTACAAAGGTAGACCAATAAACCACTAATAAAAGTATAGAATTTGGAAGTTATTCAGAACAAAGTTAGTGTTTAAAGTTATTTTTTAGTGCGATATCAATAACTTATAAGCACATTTGAAATTAAAGCAGATACCTGTAAGTCAAATTTTATTTGTAGGAGGTTGGTGATGCGAATTGCTCAAGTAGCCCCACTATCAGAAAGAGTTCCCCCTCTAACTTATGGAGGTATAGAGCTAGTAGTGTCTTTATTGACTGATGAGTTAGTCCGACGTGGACATGAAGTCACACTATTTGCATCGGGAGATTCTCTCAGTTTGGCAGAACTAGTATCAGTTCATCCTCGCGCCCTTAGACTTGATCCTAATGTCAAGGAACGGGGTATTTATGAAATGCTGCAATTAGGTTTAGTATACGAACGGGCAGAGGAATTTGATATTATTCATTCCCACCTGTGCTGCTCGTCACTACCTTATGCGAATTTGGTAAAAACTCCCACAATTCATACTTTACACGGCATTTTTACTCCTGATAATGAAAAGATGTTTCAACATGCTAAACATCAACCTTTTGTGAGTATTTCCGATGCACAACGAGAATTGAAGTTAGGGCTGAACTATGTAAAAACGGTTTATAACGGCATTGATGTCAGCAGTTATAAATTTCATGCTCAACCAGAAGATCCCCCATATTTAGCATTTTTAGGGCGAATTTCTCCAGAGAAAGGTACACATTTAGCGATCGCGATCGCTAAACAAACAGGTTGGCATTTAAAAATTGCCGGAAAGGTTGATGTAGTTGATGTGGAATATTTTGAGCAGGAAATTAAGCCACAAATCGATGGTAAGCAAATTGAGTATCTGGGTGAAGCCAATCATACACAAAAAAATGCTCTAATGGGAGGTGCAGTCGCAACTCTTTTCCCCATCACTTGGCGAGAACCATTTGGGTTAGTGATGGTTGAATCAATGGCAGCCGGCACACCCGTTATTGCGATGAAACTAGGGTCTACTACGGAAGTAATTACTCACGAAAAAACAGGTTTTCTCTGCAACAATATTGAAGAGTGCATCAGTGCTGTTGACAGAATCACAGAACTAGATCGCTACACTTGTCGCAAAGATGTTGAAAATCGTTTTAGTCTTCAGCGGATGACTGATGGTTATGAAGCAGTTTATCAACAGATTATGGAAGAGCGATTTGCCAATAATGGGCATGTCCGCACTACAGTTGGTTTAGGTAGCCGACGCAGCTAGATAGATCTTCCTAGTTAGTTTTTTAGATAATTGATAATGGGTAATTTAGAGAAACCCATTACCAATTACCTACAAGGTTAATAATGACAAGGTAAATGAAAAAATTAAGTTTATTCGCTTGATATAGGACTCCTATTTGATTTTTGAACACGATTCAGTACATATCTATCCCTTCTTAACTGTTTCCTGTTTCCTGTTCCCTACCTACACAAATAAATTCACCGAATCAAACCGGATTACTATATTAATCTAAACTTCTTTTAACTTGGTTCTAATCGTCTCTATTCGTTGACGATTTACACCCAAGTCACTTTGACCCAACCGCGAGGCTGAACGAACTTGAATAACATTAGCATTGCGGTCTAGATAGAACTCTACATCATCTACAAAACCCATTAAAGCACTCTTAAATTCGGCATATAAATAATCATGACTTTGAGTGATAATTTTAGTTCTTGGTAAAGACTCAACAACATTTTTAAGCTTAGTTAAAGCTTGTTCTGGAGTCGAAGTAAAAGTTAGTGGTGCAATTGTATGGACTGCATCAAAACTTTGACTGGAAACACAATTAGGAGAGTTTGGACAAGGTGCTAATTTGCCGTTGTTAACACCTAAGTTGTTTGGTTGTTTGCCGGCGAAAATCATGATTTTTCTATTAAAATATAATGCCAATATATTTAATTTATATGAAATTTGAACTATGAACGATAAATTATAAATTTTATCTAGCTGTAACGTGCCAACAGCCAAAGTGCGAAGCGCTCCAATCCCACTAATAGAACGGTTATACCTACTGCCAAAGCAAATAAAACTATGTTGCTAACTTGACCAGCCCTCAAAGCAAAACTTAGGGAAGTAGAAACGGCTGGAGGATGCATGGCATCTAATAGAATCATTAACATAATCGCTATCACCATTGAAATACCGCCTGAAAGATATCCTCCACCAAATAATAAATAGGTGATAAACCCAATAATAGCTGCCATCATTTGGGCAAGAATCAAAGTTCGTACAGCATTTGTACCATGATGAGGGTCAAGATAAATCAAAAAGGCACTGGAAGCTAAAGATGCAAATAAAAGACGTTGCTGACTGAGCGCTTCGACTAAGGCCATGACAGTTAGTACTATTAGGGTTGGTGCTGTTGCTAAGGCTATTTCTCCTTTGAGACCTAACCTGCGTCTGAGGGTTAGATTTGCTTGGCGTAAGGGTTTTAAGCTTGAACGTTTTTGACTCATTCTAGTATTTCTGTTTTTGATTTAACTCTAAAGCTTTAGCAGATAGACTTGCATCAGCTTTTTGCTATATATAAAAGTCTGACTAAAACATTGGTGATGCGATCGCTCTATGATGCGGTAAGTACCGTCTAGGCTAGAAGCTAATTATGATGCCAACAATCTCAATTAACGACGCTCAGCGCTTGCAACTCCAACCTTTAGAAATCCCATCACGGTTACTTTTAGGGCCAGGCCCTTCAAATGCCCATCCCGCAGTTCTCCAGGCGATGAATACCTCGCCAGTTGGGCATCTTGATCCGGCTTTTTTAGCACTCATGGATGAGATTCAATCTTTATTACGCTATGTCTGGCAAACAGAGAACACCCTCACCATTGCAGTCAGCGGTACAGGTTCCGCTGCTATGGAAGCAACCATTGCCAATGCCATAGAACTCGATGATGTGGTTTTGATTGGTGCAGCAGGTTACTTTGGTCATCGCCTCGTGGATATGGCTGGACGATATGGTGCAGATGTGCGAACTATGACTAAACCTTGGGGACAAGTTTTCACATTAGATGAACTCCGCACCGCTGTAGAAACTCATCGTCCGGCGATTTTGGCTTTGGTTCATGCCGAAACTTCTACAGGCGCACGTCAACCTTTAGAAGGAGTCGGTGAACTGTGTCGTGAATTTGGCACTTTATTATTAGTAGATACAGTCACAAGTCTTGGTGGTGTCCCGATATTTTTGGATGCTTGGGGAGTTGACTTAGCTTATAGTTGTAGCCAAAAAGGGTTAGGTTGTTCTCCTGGTGCTTCACCTTTTACAATGAGTTCCCGTGCAGTTGAGAAGTTGCAGCAACGCAATACAAAAGTGGCAAACTGGTATTTAGATATGTCATTGCTGAGTAAGTATTGGGGCAAAGAACGCACATATCATCATACAGCACCCATTAACTTGTACTATGGTTTGCGGGAAGCCCTACGCTTGGTGGCAGAAGAGGGACTAGCAAACTGCTGGCAGCGTCATCAAAAAAATGTAGAGTATCTCTGGGAAGGTTTGGAAGACTTAGGACTGAGTATGCATGTTGAACGGGAGTATCGATTACCAACCCTAACTACAGTCCGTATTCCAGGAGGGGTAGATGGTAAGGCGATCGCCCAACAGTTACTGAATGAGCATAATATTGAAATTGGTGGTGGTCTGGGTGAATTAGCTAATCAAGTCTGGCGCGTAGGGCTGATGGGTTTCAACAGCCGTCAAGAAAGCGTTGACCAACTTTTAGCAGCACTGCGCTTAGTTTTACCAAAATAGTTGGAGCTTGATTAGGTGCGTTTTTTGTTAACGCACCTATGCCATTTCCAACTCGTAAACTTTCAACCTCTTGAAATCTTATTGAAAGAAAAAACCAGTAATTAGCAGAGGCAAGAGTATCAGAACAGACACAATTAAAACGAGGGTTGCAGGATCAATCTTGATATGATTCTTCTGTGGATCGCTCATTGGTGAAGTTCTCTGTGAACAAACATATTAATTCAGCCTAAAGGATATTTGTTCTTGTTTCCAAACCTATTGAGGTTGAAACTATAGTGCTGTTAATCAAATTTAGTTGCCAGACATCTGACAAGGGGAGATAGTAAGTGATTATTTCATCAAACAATAATAATACTTTAAGCCTCTGTAGTCTTGCGAAACCATCGAAGATAAATTTACTTGCGGAAGTGGATATCTATCGAACTATTGCTAATTTACAAATGACACAAAACAACAAGGGTTCAATGGGTCAGTTTTTGACCCCTGCCCCAGTTGCAGAATTAATGGCAGAGATGTTTGATCAATTAGGTTCAGAAATAACACTTCTTGATGCAGGTGCAGGAATTGGTTCATTATCAGCCGCTTTTGTAGCAAAGGTATGCCAAAATCAACAATCTATCTCAAATCTGCATATTGTAGCTTATGAAATTGATCCTATTTTAATTAAGTATTTATATCAAACTTTAGAATTATGTAATCAGAAATGCCAACATTTTGGCATTGATTTCAAATATGAAATTCGTGAGACTGATTTTATTGAAGATGTAGTCAATATCTTGCAAAATAGTTTGTTTAATAAAGCAAATAAAGCAGAATTTACCCATGCTATTCTTAACCCGCCTTATTTGAAAATTAATGCCCACTCTCCGGTTCGGAAATTATTACGTTCCATAGGTCTGGAAACCAGCAATCTTTATAGTGGTTTCATTGCTGCTACGGCAATACTACTAAATTCCGGAGGTGAGCTTGTAACAATTACACCGCGTAGTTTTTGTAATGGCCCATATTTCCGTAACTTCCGCAAGATGTTTTTGGGGATGATGGCTTTACAGCAATTATATCTTTTTGAGTCACGGCAAGAAGCGTTTAGTGATGACGATGTTTTACAAGAAACTCTCATTATTCATGCTAAAAAACAAAAGCATCAGCCGAATAGTGTACTAATTAATACCAGTTTTGGTATTGATGATGACTTAATCATGTCTAATTCTGTACCATATACAGCTTTAATTCGCCTCAATGATCCAGAGCAGTTTATCCATATACTTCCAGATACCTTTAGCCAGCATATTGTTCAGCAAATGGATCTTTTTAGCTGTACTTTAAAAGACCTAAATCTGACAGTTTCAACTGGGCGAGTTGTGGATTTTCGTGCAAAAGAGTACCTCAGAATTAAACTGGAAAATCATACTGTTCCTCTAGTTTACCCAGTTAATTTATCTAATGGATATGTAGATCATCCAAAAACCACTAAAAAGCCTCAAGCTTTAGTGTGTGGAGAAGAAACAGCTAATCTTCTAGTACCAAATGAGCATTATGTTCTATGCAAAAGATTTTCATCAAAAGAAGAAAAAAGGCGGATTGTTGCAGTTGTTTATGATGCCGACCGATTTGATTATGCCTATGTGGGATTTGAAAATCACTTAAATTATTTTCATCAAAGTAATCGGGGAATAGATATTAAATTAGCCCGCGGATTAGC contains the following coding sequences:
- a CDS encoding ABC transporter permease, whose protein sequence is MNTSPSLKKPRVAWQAVFSVVIFVFMYLPILVLGFYSFNQSPYSASWQGFTLDWYGKLFSDERILSALKNSLIVAFCAVSISAVLGTLMAVGLARYQFLGKKLYRGISYLPLIIPDIAIAVATLVFLAAFAIPLSLWTIVAAHLVFCLAYVGLVVSSRLTNLDPHLEEAALDLGATPVQAFIKVLLPQLMPGIIAGCLLAFVLSFDDFLIASFTAGSGSNTLPMEIFGRIRTGVKPDINALSILLISVSAIVALAAELIRAFGEKK
- a CDS encoding hybrid sensor histidine kinase/response regulator, with protein sequence MNQIYLDNATILIVDDNKTNLQLISAAIADSRCKILVANDGKTAIAQAELHQPHLILLDVMMPGINGFETCQKLKANYLTQDIPIIFMTSLSDTTDKVKGLSIGAVDYIIKPFQTEEFLARINIHLKLHFLTQQLAQQKAELEERVKERTVELSQALHDLKQSQLQLVQSEKMSALGQLVAGVAHEINNPVGFIKGNLNYISQYTSNLIHHLQLYRYYYSKPVLEIDEHAQKIDLEEMIQDVPRVVSSMGVGIERICEISQSLRNFSRSDASNKIAIDIHQGIESTLMILKHRLKANNQHSHIELIKNYSELPQIKCYPGPMNQVFMNIIANAIDALDESTNISENPQTDQKFNQIIISTQLDSLSQNIIISIKDNGDGMTPEVREHIFEQFFTTKSVGKGTGLGLSISRQIVEEKHLGKLDCISRLREGTEFIIKLPL
- a CDS encoding glycosyltransferase family 4 protein, producing the protein MRIAQVAPLSERVPPLTYGGIELVVSLLTDELVRRGHEVTLFASGDSLSLAELVSVHPRALRLDPNVKERGIYEMLQLGLVYERAEEFDIIHSHLCCSSLPYANLVKTPTIHTLHGIFTPDNEKMFQHAKHQPFVSISDAQRELKLGLNYVKTVYNGIDVSSYKFHAQPEDPPYLAFLGRISPEKGTHLAIAIAKQTGWHLKIAGKVDVVDVEYFEQEIKPQIDGKQIEYLGEANHTQKNALMGGAVATLFPITWREPFGLVMVESMAAGTPVIAMKLGSTTEVITHEKTGFLCNNIEECISAVDRITELDRYTCRKDVENRFSLQRMTDGYEAVYQQIMEERFANNGHVRTTVGLGSRRS
- a CDS encoding HPP family protein gives rise to the protein MSQKRSSLKPLRQANLTLRRRLGLKGEIALATAPTLIVLTVMALVEALSQQRLLFASLASSAFLIYLDPHHGTNAVRTLILAQMMAAIIGFITYLLFGGGYLSGGISMVIAIMLMILLDAMHPPAVSTSLSFALRAGQVSNIVLFALAVGITVLLVGLERFALWLLARYS
- a CDS encoding DUF1499 domain-containing protein; this translates as MIFAGKQPNNLGVNNGKLAPCPNSPNCVSSQSFDAVHTIAPLTFTSTPEQALTKLKNVVESLPRTKIITQSHDYLYAEFKSALMGFVDDVEFYLDRNANVIQVRSASRLGQSDLGVNRQRIETIRTKLKEV
- a CDS encoding ester cyclase, whose product is MSANNCKEISRRAIRMWDSNNSDSPKDIFTKNYVNHQEPDVEGGVSDKNLEEWKKMISNYHKSFSNSKALVLMQIAEGDLVSTRWEFTAIHTGEYIGLAPTGKEVTWTGIEIDRFEDGKIVESWVDWDKYRLFEGLGLVK
- a CDS encoding orange carotenoid protein N-terminal domain-containing protein, translated to MTYTQTNDPTIREPVQSWQKLDVDQQLALFWFIYEEIGNSITPAAPNASTVSPEIAEGLFNQVKELTHEEQLQIQRDLINKVDSQISREYGSLSDTTKLLFWYRLAQGMENSTIIPMPSNYELSSEAQTLFNNIKALPFDKQLNVFRDYVSPMGAQSKAGAEI
- a CDS encoding bifunctional serine/threonine-protein kinase/formylglycine-generating enzyme family protein; the protein is MQICQNPNCSNPFNPDGNRFCISCGQSSFGKLLRNRYRVLILLGEGGFSRTYAAEDADRLNAPCVIKQFFPQVQGTVQRAKAAEFFREEAFRLYELGENHTQIPRLLAYFEQGLSLYLVQEFIQGKTLLQEVKQQPFSEAQIRQLLADLLPVLEFVHSHNVIHRDIKPENIIRRDTDGKPVLIDFGGAKQVTQTSLARQATVIYTIGYAPAEQMAGFACNGSDLYALGVTCARLLTQCLPSQDSFGSINDGLYDAMNGKWLWQEYLQNKGITIGDDLGKILDKLLKNLPSERYQSAAAVFNDLMSIKTSTTETQIIETAQTTLLQLQTPPKSNLPLPPLQTFEFEVLTVDTVGTEVSRDRSCAKFFAEELSHSVNIEMVAIPGGTFMMGSPTVEGDADERPQHQVTIEPFLIGKFPVTQAQWRVVAALPKVKQTLNPHPSKFKGVNRPVENVSWHEAVEFCVRLSQKTGRKYRLPSEAEWEYACRAGTTTSFHFGETITPDLVTCSSSDTYSVDTKTRYRKETTDVGSFLVANAFGLYDMHGLVWEWCADAWHNNYHGAPADGSVWEVGGDVHRRVLRGGSWSFSAELCRSASRSWNESDGGLRVCGFRVVLSAT